One Legionella lansingensis genomic region harbors:
- a CDS encoding phosphoribosylaminoimidazolesuccinocarboxamide synthase has translation MHTHAITTAKYHREIEAAIPFCLAQTNLPINQRTQGKVRDFYDLGEHVMLVTTDRLTAFDRELALIPYKGQVLNLTSAWWFEQTANIVPNHIIAVPDPNVIIAKKCTVFPIEFVVRGYITGTTSTSLWTQYNQGVREYCGVTFPEGLKKNQKLSQAVLTPTTKEKIHDRPISPSEIIAEQWMTEEDWLEASALALKLYEAGVEIAKKHGLILVDTKYEFGRDSKGNIMVVDEIHTPDSSRYWLADSYESRIAANLEPENIDKEFLRLWFAKNCDPYKDEVLPAAPQELIVQLASRYIQLYEMITGTNFRFAESEESAQERILRNIATYLR, from the coding sequence ATGCACACGCATGCTATCACTACAGCTAAATATCATCGGGAAATCGAAGCAGCCATCCCATTTTGTCTCGCACAAACGAACTTACCTATCAACCAAAGAACTCAGGGCAAGGTCAGAGATTTTTACGATCTGGGTGAGCACGTCATGCTAGTTACCACGGACAGATTAACTGCATTTGATAGAGAGCTTGCGCTTATACCTTACAAAGGGCAGGTGTTAAATTTAACCAGTGCGTGGTGGTTTGAACAGACAGCAAACATTGTACCCAATCACATCATTGCCGTGCCTGATCCCAATGTTATCATTGCCAAAAAATGCACTGTGTTTCCCATTGAGTTTGTGGTTAGAGGGTATATCACTGGTACGACAAGTACTTCTTTATGGACCCAGTACAATCAGGGAGTGCGCGAATATTGTGGGGTGACCTTTCCCGAAGGTCTTAAGAAAAACCAAAAGCTCTCTCAAGCCGTATTAACCCCCACAACCAAAGAAAAAATTCATGATCGCCCCATTTCTCCGAGTGAAATCATTGCCGAACAGTGGATGACTGAAGAAGACTGGTTAGAGGCAAGTGCTTTGGCACTCAAACTATATGAAGCAGGTGTAGAAATCGCTAAAAAGCATGGATTGATTTTAGTGGATACCAAGTATGAATTTGGCCGTGATAGCAAAGGAAATATCATGGTTGTTGATGAAATTCATACGCCGGATTCCAGTCGTTACTGGCTGGCAGACAGCTATGAATCCAGAATTGCAGCGAACCTGGAACCAGAAAATATTGATAAAGAATTTTTACGTTTATGGTTTGCCAAAAACTGTGATCCGTACAAAGATGAAGTACTACCTGCTGCACCCCAGGAACTCATCGTTCAATTGGCCTCTCGCTATATTCAATTGTATGAAATGATTACTGGAACGAATTTCCGTTTTGCAGAATCTGAGGAAAGCGCACAAGAGCGTATTCTGCGAAACATAGCCACTTATTTAAGGTAG
- the purF gene encoding amidophosphoribosyltransferase, with the protein MCGIVGIFSHQLVAPELYDSLIHLQHRGQDAAGILTCNERFYTKHGLGLVQEIFTPENITALKGNIGIGHTRYPTAGGYTESDIQPLWIGSPRGIALAHNGNLSNYQELADEIRTKQHRHLNSSLDSEALLLIFADHLSVSSSKDDSDEHFFEQLCQSVGHVFQQIEGAYSIVSVVIGKGLVAFRDPHGIRPLVWGNRENADGTVDIIFASETTPFYALGFQPQGDIQPGEVAYVSQSGKLFRRVIKKAEFRPCVFEYVYFARPDATLNNVSVYRARLRMGQNLARAWKQKYPDRRPDVVIPAPFTANTAALSFAHELGVRYSEGLYKNPFIGRTFIMPNQNARKRNIRYKLTPQRTEIQNKIVLIVDDSIVRGTTSREIVKMIREFGAKEIYFVSTSPAIKHPCFNGIDIPSHKELIAANQSEEEISRFLGVDILMYQTQADLIEAVTRRGKHEITRPCMSCMDGNYFCNNLTAEKMTKLEKERQIHRLISSEVT; encoded by the coding sequence ATGTGTGGGATTGTCGGCATTTTCAGTCACCAACTTGTTGCTCCTGAGCTTTATGATAGCCTTATCCATTTGCAACACCGTGGTCAGGATGCAGCCGGGATCTTAACTTGCAATGAACGTTTTTATACCAAGCATGGCTTAGGTTTGGTCCAGGAAATTTTCACACCCGAGAATATTACAGCCCTTAAAGGAAATATAGGCATTGGACACACGCGTTATCCTACTGCAGGGGGGTACACAGAATCTGATATTCAGCCACTGTGGATAGGAAGTCCCCGAGGCATTGCACTTGCTCACAATGGCAATCTGTCCAATTATCAGGAATTAGCTGATGAAATCCGTACCAAACAGCATCGACATCTAAATTCCTCCCTGGACTCAGAAGCACTATTATTGATCTTTGCTGATCACTTATCAGTCTCTTCCTCTAAGGATGATAGTGATGAGCATTTTTTCGAGCAACTTTGTCAGAGTGTAGGCCATGTTTTTCAGCAAATCGAAGGCGCTTATTCGATTGTTAGTGTGGTCATTGGTAAAGGGTTAGTGGCATTTCGTGATCCACATGGTATACGACCTCTTGTTTGGGGAAACCGGGAAAATGCTGATGGCACGGTAGACATCATTTTTGCTTCCGAAACCACACCCTTCTATGCCCTCGGTTTTCAACCGCAAGGAGATATTCAACCCGGTGAAGTCGCTTATGTGAGTCAATCTGGGAAGCTTTTTCGTCGGGTAATAAAGAAAGCAGAATTCAGACCTTGTGTTTTTGAGTACGTCTACTTTGCTCGTCCTGATGCCACACTAAATAATGTAAGCGTCTATAGAGCAAGACTTCGAATGGGACAAAATCTTGCTCGTGCCTGGAAACAAAAATATCCCGACCGACGTCCAGATGTGGTTATCCCAGCTCCATTCACCGCGAATACCGCAGCCCTTTCTTTTGCCCATGAATTAGGTGTTCGTTATTCAGAAGGTTTGTATAAAAATCCATTTATTGGCCGCACCTTCATCATGCCCAATCAAAACGCACGCAAACGCAACATCCGTTATAAATTAACTCCCCAACGAACAGAAATTCAAAACAAAATTGTTTTAATCGTAGACGATAGTATCGTACGAGGTACAACATCACGTGAAATTGTCAAAATGATCAGGGAATTTGGCGCAAAAGAAATTTATTTTGTTTCCACGTCTCCAGCGATTAAACACCCCTGTTTTAACGGCATCGACATCCCTTCTCATAAAGAACTCATTGCTGCTAATCAAAGTGAAGAAGAGATTAGCCGTTTTCTTGGGGTAGATATACTGATGTATCAGACGCAGGCAGACCTGATTGAAGCTGTGACTCGTCGTGGCAAACATGAGATTACCAGACCATGTATGTCTTGCATGGACGGTAATTATTTTTGTAATAACCTTACAGCCGAAAAAATGACGAAGCTAGAAAAAGAACGGCAAATTCATCGGCTTATAAGCAGTGAAGTCACTTAG
- the purN gene encoding phosphoribosylglycinamide formyltransferase — protein sequence MIRIGILGSTRGSNLNAIVDAINHQELAATIEVVISNKIDAPILERATNFGIKSVFANPEGLSRQAFDFYLSNLLKEHRVELVVLIGYMRILTPHFVANWQNRVINVHPSLLPAFSGLMDLAVHQAVLESKAMVTGCSVHYVTEIVDGGPLLVQKKCPVLQEDTPESLKLRVQQLEGKALVEAIHKCAEIEINV from the coding sequence ATGATCCGAATAGGTATATTAGGTTCAACTCGAGGTTCAAATCTGAACGCTATTGTTGATGCGATTAATCATCAAGAATTAGCAGCAACTATTGAAGTCGTTATTAGTAATAAAATTGATGCTCCGATTTTAGAAAGAGCAACAAATTTTGGCATTAAGTCCGTTTTCGCAAATCCGGAGGGATTAAGCCGACAAGCGTTCGATTTCTATTTATCAAATTTACTTAAAGAGCATCGAGTTGAACTCGTTGTTTTAATTGGCTACATGCGAATTTTAACGCCCCATTTTGTGGCTAATTGGCAAAATAGGGTTATCAATGTTCATCCATCGCTGTTGCCAGCGTTTTCCGGTTTAATGGATCTTGCTGTACATCAAGCGGTTTTAGAATCTAAGGCAATGGTAACAGGATGCTCTGTCCACTACGTCACTGAGATTGTCGATGGTGGTCCATTGCTCGTTCAGAAGAAATGTCCAGTTCTACAGGAAGATACTCCTGAGAGTTTAAAATTGCGGGTACAGCAATTGGAAGGAAAGGCATTAGTGGAAGCAATTCACAAATGTGCAGAAATAGAAATTAACGTATAG
- the purD gene encoding phosphoribosylamine--glycine ligase — MRILVIGSGAREHAIIKALQRSPQKTELYCCGPFSNPGIKQYTAGYHLVDVTDCEDIVTKAKQWEVDLAIIGPEASLEKGLADRLWQENIPTIGPKKELARVETSKEFARTLMQKYRIPGSPLWRKFNNLAGVEQFLNELGAGNYVIKANGLMSGKGVKVAGEHLHSMEEAKAFCEEILSKNQTFIIEEKLEGQEFSFMCFADGKRLLPMPLVQDHKRAYNGDKGPNTGGMGSYSDSNHRLPFLTEGDVRTALTINNAVFQALTTECQQKYIGILYGSFIATKKGIYVIEFNARFGDPEALNVLAILESDFVDICKTMITGNLSAGLAKFKAMATVCKYVVPEGYPDKPTKDFPVDFSKIIDERNLYLASVNHHEDKILATGARTAAYVGIAENIFSAEQHAEREISLIDGPLYHREDIGTPSLIQHRIDAMSRIRNS; from the coding sequence ATGAGAATACTTGTTATTGGTTCGGGAGCTCGCGAACATGCCATCATAAAAGCCCTGCAACGCTCACCGCAAAAGACTGAACTGTACTGCTGTGGTCCTTTTAGCAATCCTGGAATAAAGCAATACACTGCTGGCTACCATTTAGTGGACGTTACTGATTGTGAGGATATCGTTACAAAAGCAAAGCAGTGGGAAGTTGATCTAGCCATCATAGGTCCAGAAGCTTCTCTTGAGAAAGGTTTGGCTGATCGCTTGTGGCAAGAAAATATTCCCACAATCGGCCCCAAAAAAGAATTGGCACGTGTTGAAACAAGCAAAGAGTTCGCGCGCACGTTAATGCAAAAGTACCGTATCCCCGGTTCTCCTCTATGGCGAAAATTTAATAATCTTGCAGGTGTAGAGCAATTTTTAAATGAATTAGGGGCAGGAAACTATGTCATTAAGGCCAATGGCCTAATGAGTGGCAAGGGAGTGAAGGTTGCCGGTGAGCACTTGCATTCAATGGAGGAAGCAAAAGCGTTCTGCGAAGAGATTCTGAGTAAAAATCAAACCTTCATCATTGAAGAGAAGTTAGAGGGGCAGGAATTTTCTTTCATGTGTTTTGCTGACGGAAAGCGCCTCCTGCCCATGCCTTTGGTGCAAGATCATAAGCGCGCTTACAATGGTGACAAGGGACCAAATACCGGAGGTATGGGAAGTTACAGTGATAGCAATCATCGTTTGCCCTTTCTAACTGAAGGTGATGTGCGTACGGCCTTAACCATCAACAACGCTGTTTTTCAAGCATTAACCACCGAATGTCAGCAAAAATACATTGGCATTTTATATGGCAGTTTTATAGCTACGAAAAAAGGTATTTATGTTATTGAATTTAATGCCCGCTTTGGTGATCCTGAAGCTTTAAATGTATTGGCTATCTTAGAATCAGATTTTGTGGATATCTGCAAAACCATGATAACAGGCAATTTAAGTGCTGGACTTGCCAAATTCAAAGCCATGGCCACGGTTTGTAAATACGTGGTACCGGAAGGATACCCTGATAAGCCCACCAAAGATTTTCCTGTTGATTTCAGCAAAATCATTGATGAGAGAAACCTATATCTGGCTTCTGTGAATCATCATGAAGACAAAATTCTTGCAACTGGAGCACGCACTGCCGCTTATGTGGGGATAGCAGAGAACATTTTTTCTGCAGAACAACATGCAGAAAGAGAAATATCGTTGATTGATGGTCCTTTATATCATCGGGAAGATATTGGCACGCCCTCTCTCATTCAGCACCGCATTGATGCCATGTCGAGGATACGAAATTCATGA
- a CDS encoding polysaccharide deacetylase family protein has translation MRSLVFSILIVTTTLCLAQVREIAITLDDLPLVGAPMNTATNQQRASEQFDKLIQALLENGAPATGFVIAGAMVKGHMPFLQKFREAGFMLGNHTYSHYNLHNISAEKYIADIARADKKLAPLLTEPKYFRYPYLAEGSGQKKQKVINYLLENGYTVAPVTVDSLDFRFNKRIYKVPYREREKFIEKIKPEYLAFIWKQTLRAEKRANGDDVKQILLVHANVLNSYLLGDILKMYKEHGYTFISLPEALKNPGPTIIYSPPKGVTYASQ, from the coding sequence ATGCGTTCTTTGGTTTTTTCTATTCTTATTGTTACGACAACGCTGTGCTTGGCACAAGTTCGTGAAATTGCGATCACTCTTGATGACCTGCCACTTGTTGGCGCACCAATGAATACTGCCACTAATCAGCAAAGAGCAAGTGAACAATTCGACAAGCTCATCCAGGCGCTTTTAGAAAATGGGGCCCCTGCCACGGGCTTTGTTATTGCCGGCGCAATGGTAAAAGGTCACATGCCTTTTCTTCAGAAGTTTCGCGAAGCTGGATTTATGCTTGGTAACCACACCTATTCTCACTACAATTTACATAATATAAGTGCTGAGAAGTATATTGCTGATATTGCTCGTGCTGATAAAAAACTTGCTCCCCTTCTAACGGAGCCAAAATATTTTCGCTATCCCTATCTCGCCGAAGGGAGTGGTCAAAAAAAGCAGAAAGTTATCAATTATCTTCTAGAAAATGGCTACACCGTCGCCCCTGTTACCGTGGATAGTCTTGATTTCAGATTCAACAAACGTATCTATAAAGTTCCCTATCGTGAAAGGGAGAAGTTTATTGAGAAGATCAAACCAGAATACTTGGCTTTTATCTGGAAACAAACCCTGCGGGCGGAGAAAAGAGCCAACGGAGACGATGTGAAACAAATTTTATTGGTTCACGCGAACGTTCTTAATAGTTATTTACTTGGTGACATTTTAAAAATGTACAAAGAACATGGTTATACATTCATTAGCTTGCCTGAAGCACTCAAAAACCCAGGTCCCACCATCATCTATTCTCCCCCGAAGGGCGTGACTTATGCCAGCCAGTAA
- the purE gene encoding 5-(carboxyamino)imidazole ribonucleotide mutase produces the protein MSKALVSVLMGSKSDWSIMEAASLVLEELSIPHQVRALSAHRTPDALFEYLTVAQESGVEVFIAAAGGAAHLPGIVAAKTLLPVLGVPMPSSTFTDGLDALLSIVQMPAGIPVGTLAVGKAGAINAAILAATILGNKYPEYRQAVQHYREKQAKKVLENAEIKG, from the coding sequence ATGTCTAAAGCATTAGTATCTGTGTTAATGGGTTCAAAATCAGATTGGTCAATCATGGAAGCAGCCAGTCTTGTTCTTGAAGAACTGTCTATCCCACATCAAGTACGCGCTTTGTCAGCTCACCGTACTCCTGATGCTTTATTTGAATACTTAACCGTTGCTCAGGAATCTGGTGTAGAGGTATTCATTGCAGCAGCGGGCGGTGCCGCGCACTTACCAGGGATTGTTGCAGCGAAAACATTGCTGCCTGTTCTGGGCGTCCCTATGCCCTCTTCAACCTTTACGGATGGCCTTGATGCTCTACTCTCCATTGTACAGATGCCTGCTGGGATTCCTGTTGGCACTTTGGCCGTTGGCAAAGCAGGCGCTATTAATGCGGCTATTCTGGCAGCCACCATTCTTGGCAATAAATATCCAGAATATCGTCAAGCTGTACAGCATTATCGTGAAAAGCAGGCTAAGAAAGTATTAGAGAATGCAGAAATAAAAGGATAA
- a CDS encoding S8 family serine peptidase, protein MHCKSGVVGLTFLILGQAAMANDDTIRVIVKYKEPVSTLTALQTQLSKSTHLAIQALTPMAGGAYVVSFSIRGAQQSKNGVSTLDSVLQDLRKNEHVAYAVEDRVGRIQPLPTLKIEDLADKLLSHDTQWDEFAAPGGIMLESAPYRHDGAWAHTTGKSAKPIVIAVLDTGVALNDSLVNNLVKDKQDNVWGWNFAANNRDISDETASYHGTHVAGTIAGYGDVMLGVGEDLKILPVKIPDGSGMFYESQVINAIYWSVGGEVPGVPNNPYPAKVLNMSFGVDERPGKEIDHCDEALQEALFYAREQGAVIAVAAGNDNRWEHYNAPAVCNGTIKVASTGPAGLRAYYSNYGPTVSFAAPGGDLRYGRKGGILSTVNPGGGYLNSGFDFYQGTSMASPHVAGVAGLIFAVRDGRISPESVEQILYATTHAFGKTADENKSCVGKKPCGHGILDAENAIKATMADYDLIISAPRITQLPKEPCRQKGAQSVITVEQAGQEVRWITSKTFCGGDVIVKPVQLTTKTGQIIADYGVMSYRLDDTRFKRCEIIGFDGIGCYL, encoded by the coding sequence ATGCACTGTAAATCGGGAGTTGTAGGTTTAACCTTTCTGATCCTCGGACAAGCCGCTATGGCCAATGACGATACAATACGCGTTATCGTCAAATATAAAGAGCCCGTATCCACCTTAACTGCTCTACAGACTCAGTTAAGTAAATCCACGCATTTGGCCATTCAGGCTTTAACTCCAATGGCAGGTGGGGCCTATGTAGTTAGCTTTTCCATTCGAGGTGCACAACAAAGCAAGAATGGAGTATCTACTTTGGATAGTGTGCTTCAGGATTTACGCAAGAATGAGCATGTTGCGTATGCCGTGGAAGATAGAGTTGGACGCATTCAGCCTTTACCGACATTAAAAATAGAGGACCTTGCAGACAAACTTCTTTCACACGATACGCAATGGGATGAGTTTGCAGCACCAGGAGGTATCATGCTCGAATCCGCTCCTTACCGCCATGATGGAGCTTGGGCTCATACAACAGGTAAATCAGCAAAACCTATTGTTATTGCTGTTCTCGATACGGGCGTGGCATTAAATGACAGTTTAGTAAATAACCTCGTCAAAGATAAGCAAGATAATGTTTGGGGATGGAATTTTGCTGCCAATAATAGAGATATCAGTGATGAAACGGCGTCCTATCATGGTACACATGTCGCAGGGACAATCGCAGGTTACGGTGATGTCATGCTCGGGGTTGGCGAAGATTTGAAGATTTTGCCAGTTAAAATTCCTGATGGCTCTGGGATGTTTTATGAAAGTCAGGTGATCAATGCAATATACTGGTCAGTTGGGGGGGAAGTTCCTGGCGTTCCGAATAATCCTTATCCTGCAAAGGTCTTAAATATGAGTTTTGGTGTCGATGAGCGGCCTGGTAAGGAAATTGATCATTGTGATGAGGCTTTACAAGAAGCACTTTTTTATGCTCGTGAGCAAGGAGCGGTCATCGCAGTGGCAGCAGGCAATGATAATCGTTGGGAACATTACAATGCACCGGCTGTTTGCAATGGCACCATTAAGGTGGCATCTACAGGTCCTGCAGGATTAAGGGCTTACTATTCAAATTATGGTCCCACAGTAAGTTTTGCCGCACCTGGAGGAGATTTACGTTATGGCAGAAAAGGAGGCATTCTTTCCACAGTTAACCCTGGAGGGGGCTACCTAAATTCAGGTTTTGATTTTTATCAAGGTACAAGTATGGCTTCACCTCATGTAGCAGGTGTGGCAGGACTCATTTTTGCGGTAAGAGATGGTCGAATAAGTCCTGAGTCAGTTGAGCAAATTCTTTATGCAACGACGCATGCTTTTGGCAAAACGGCGGATGAAAACAAATCCTGTGTTGGGAAAAAGCCTTGTGGTCATGGCATTTTGGATGCTGAAAATGCCATAAAAGCCACAATGGCAGATTATGATTTGATCATCTCAGCTCCTCGAATAACACAGCTTCCGAAAGAGCCTTGTCGCCAAAAGGGAGCGCAGTCCGTCATAACAGTCGAGCAAGCTGGCCAAGAAGTGCGTTGGATAACTAGCAAAACATTTTGTGGTGGCGACGTGATTGTTAAGCCAGTTCAGTTAACAACGAAAACTGGGCAAATTATTGCTGATTATGGGGTTATGTCATATCGCCTGGATGACACGAGGTTTAAACGCTGTGAGATTATCGGTTTTGATGGTATTGGCTGTTATCTATAA
- the ahcY gene encoding adenosylhomocysteinase, which produces MKHGEIAVKQSHIEADYKVADLSLAAWGRKEIAIAETEMPGLMALREEFASVKPLKGARIAGCLHMTIQTAVLIETLQFLGAEVRWSSCNIFSTQDHAAAAMAAAGVPVFAWKGETEEEYWWCVEQTVHGPNGWKPNLLLDDGGDLTLLIHQKYPEMFAEMKGVSEETTTGVARLYEMARKEQLKIPAINVNNSVTKSKFDNLYGCRESLLDGLKRATDVMIAGKVALILGYGDVGKGCAQALRGQGATVWISEIDPICALQAAMEGYRVVTLDDVAEQVDILVTATGNYHVVTHEHMLRMRNQAILCNIGHFDSEIDIQSLRKYTWENIKPQVDHVIFPNGKRIIILAEGRLVNLGCAMGHPSFVMSTSFANQVLAQIELFQHSENYENQVYVLPKHLDEKVARLHLARIGAKLTRLTQQQADYIGVSVNGPYKPEHYRY; this is translated from the coding sequence ATGAAACATGGGGAAATTGCAGTGAAGCAAAGCCATATCGAGGCGGATTATAAGGTTGCAGATCTTTCGCTTGCTGCTTGGGGGCGTAAGGAAATTGCAATTGCTGAAACTGAAATGCCAGGTTTAATGGCTTTACGGGAAGAGTTTGCAAGCGTAAAACCACTCAAAGGAGCACGTATTGCAGGTTGTTTACATATGACCATTCAAACCGCTGTATTAATAGAAACCTTGCAATTCTTAGGTGCAGAAGTACGTTGGTCATCCTGTAATATTTTTTCTACTCAAGATCATGCTGCTGCCGCAATGGCTGCGGCTGGTGTACCTGTGTTTGCCTGGAAAGGTGAGACAGAAGAAGAGTATTGGTGGTGTGTTGAACAAACAGTGCATGGCCCAAATGGTTGGAAGCCCAATTTATTATTGGATGATGGTGGTGATCTAACCCTACTTATCCATCAGAAATATCCTGAAATGTTTGCCGAGATGAAAGGAGTTTCGGAGGAAACGACCACCGGTGTGGCAAGACTCTACGAAATGGCAAGAAAAGAACAATTAAAGATTCCTGCTATTAATGTTAATAATTCTGTTACCAAATCGAAATTCGATAATCTCTACGGTTGTCGCGAATCCCTTTTAGACGGTTTAAAGCGTGCTACTGATGTCATGATAGCTGGGAAAGTAGCGTTGATACTGGGTTATGGTGATGTGGGTAAGGGTTGTGCTCAAGCCTTACGAGGTCAGGGAGCAACAGTTTGGATTAGTGAGATTGACCCGATTTGCGCCCTTCAGGCTGCTATGGAAGGTTATCGTGTGGTGACATTAGATGATGTTGCTGAGCAAGTGGATATTCTTGTAACTGCTACGGGTAATTATCATGTAGTAACTCATGAACATATGTTGCGAATGAGAAATCAGGCTATCTTATGTAATATTGGTCACTTCGATTCCGAAATCGATATCCAAAGTTTGCGAAAATATACTTGGGAGAACATTAAACCCCAAGTCGATCATGTGATCTTCCCAAATGGTAAACGCATAATCATTCTTGCTGAAGGTCGTCTGGTTAATTTAGGCTGTGCCATGGGACATCCGAGCTTTGTTATGTCCACATCCTTTGCTAACCAGGTTTTGGCGCAAATTGAGTTGTTTCAGCATAGTGAAAACTATGAGAACCAAGTTTATGTGCTTCCTAAGCATTTGGATGAAAAAGTTGCGAGATTGCATTTGGCGCGTATCGGAGCAAAATTAACGAGGTTGACACAACAACAAGCTGACTACATTGGCGTGTCAGTGAATGGTCCGTATAAACCCGAGCACTATCGTTATTGA
- the metK gene encoding methionine adenosyltransferase, which produces MSEFRVFTSESVSEGHPDKIADQISDAVLDAILAEDFRARVACETFVKTGMVLVGGEITTTAWVDVEAIVREVIKDIGYNSSEMGFDWASCAVLSAIGKQSPDIARGVDNDETKILGAGDQGLMFGYATRETDVYMPAPIAYAHRLMERQALLRKENKLPWLRPDAKCQLTLRYENGNPVAIDTVVFSTQHSPEIEHKELIEAVREEIIKAVLPVEWLSATTRYYINPTGRFVIGGPLGDCGLTGRKIIVDTYGGMARHGGGCFSGKDPSKVDRSGAYAARHVAKNIVAAGIADKCEIQVSYAIGVAEPTSISVNTFNTSRLHDSEIIELIGTHFDLTPQGIIDHHDLLRPIYRSTASYGHYGREEFPWERLDKVDALRRAL; this is translated from the coding sequence GTGAGTGAATTTCGTGTTTTTACTTCAGAATCGGTTTCAGAAGGACATCCTGACAAGATAGCCGATCAAATTTCTGACGCTGTTCTTGATGCCATCTTAGCAGAGGATTTTAGGGCAAGGGTAGCTTGTGAAACATTTGTGAAAACCGGTATGGTCTTGGTCGGTGGGGAAATCACTACTACGGCCTGGGTTGATGTTGAAGCCATTGTTCGTGAGGTTATAAAGGATATTGGCTATAACAGCTCAGAAATGGGGTTTGATTGGGCCTCTTGTGCTGTCTTAAGTGCGATTGGCAAACAGTCACCAGATATAGCCCGAGGTGTTGATAATGATGAAACAAAAATTCTTGGTGCAGGTGATCAAGGGTTGATGTTTGGTTATGCTACACGGGAAACGGATGTCTATATGCCTGCGCCGATTGCCTATGCGCATCGTCTCATGGAAAGACAAGCTCTATTAAGAAAAGAGAACAAATTGCCGTGGCTGCGTCCAGACGCGAAATGCCAACTCACTTTAAGGTACGAAAATGGCAACCCCGTGGCTATTGACACTGTGGTGTTTTCTACCCAACACTCACCTGAGATTGAACACAAAGAATTAATAGAAGCTGTGCGCGAAGAGATTATTAAAGCTGTTCTTCCAGTAGAATGGTTATCTGCTACTACTCGCTATTATATCAATCCTACGGGACGCTTTGTCATTGGTGGACCTCTTGGTGATTGTGGTTTGACAGGAAGAAAAATCATTGTGGATACTTATGGAGGCATGGCGCGCCATGGCGGTGGCTGTTTCTCAGGCAAAGATCCTTCAAAAGTAGATCGCTCTGGCGCCTATGCTGCTCGTCATGTAGCCAAAAATATCGTTGCTGCAGGTATTGCAGATAAATGTGAGATTCAAGTGTCTTATGCCATTGGTGTTGCCGAACCTACCTCAATTAGCGTTAATACGTTTAATACTAGTCGCTTGCATGATTCAGAAATTATTGAGCTGATTGGAACCCATTTTGATCTCACTCCTCAAGGAATTATTGATCATCATGATTTGTTAAGACCCATTTATCGATCAACAGCTTCTTATGGTCACTATGGACGAGAAGAGTTCCCATGGGAACGACTTGATAAAGTAGATGCTCTAAGACGTGCCTTATAA